One region of bacterium genomic DNA includes:
- a CDS encoding class I SAM-dependent methyltransferase has protein sequence MQSGDRSGAVERWDAAAAYYEDTIEKATAFFVNGLLERLLERDREQVVDVACGTGIVTLALAEGGARVLAIDHSSAMVSRTRARVDERGLGDRVTTGVEDATSLDLPSGYASAAVSNHGIIFCPDVDRAISEMARVTRVGGVVALTAWTPMEHNGLRYWLELDPEVLGFPVPQPEGFAFSDIDALEGSLTKAGLVDLQIDEADGPSVELPSWKALRGMLKSPAFASMFDGLDATQSATLEEAIMTQTQVTYGEGAIEIPRQAWIASGRVSSQ, from the coding sequence GTGCAGTCAGGCGATCGAAGCGGTGCAGTTGAGCGTTGGGACGCCGCCGCGGCGTACTACGAAGACACCATAGAGAAGGCAACAGCGTTCTTTGTGAACGGGCTGCTCGAACGTCTTCTGGAGCGCGACCGCGAGCAGGTGGTCGACGTGGCGTGTGGCACCGGCATTGTTACGCTCGCCCTCGCCGAGGGTGGCGCCAGGGTCTTGGCCATCGATCACAGCTCGGCCATGGTGTCTCGAACAAGGGCGCGCGTTGACGAGCGTGGACTCGGAGATCGCGTTACCACCGGCGTGGAGGATGCAACGAGCCTCGATCTGCCCAGTGGCTATGCGAGCGCGGCCGTGTCGAATCACGGGATCATCTTCTGTCCAGACGTCGACCGCGCGATCTCTGAGATGGCCCGCGTGACACGGGTGGGCGGAGTTGTCGCGCTCACGGCTTGGACGCCGATGGAGCACAACGGCTTGAGATACTGGCTCGAACTCGACCCCGAGGTTCTGGGCTTCCCGGTCCCACAACCTGAAGGATTTGCCTTCTCCGACATCGACGCTTTGGAGGGATCTCTCACGAAGGCAGGCCTCGTCGACCTGCAGATCGACGAGGCGGACGGACCGAGTGTCGAGTTGCCGTCCTGGAAAGCCCTCCGCGGCATGCTCAAGAGCCCCGCGTTCGCTTCGATGTTCGATGGGCTTGACGCTACGCAGAGTGCGACGCTAGAGGAGGCTATCATGACGCAGACGCAGGTGACCTATGGCGAGGGAGCCATTGAGATCCCTAGACAAGCGTGGATCGCCTCGGGACGGGTATCAAGCCAGTAG